A portion of the Paenibacillus marchantiae genome contains these proteins:
- a CDS encoding ABC transporter ATP-binding protein produces MEICSVKQISKIYKGIVSYEALSGIDLSIQEGEFVGIMGPSGSGKTTLLNMISTIDHPTSGELKIAGKNPFELNHDELALFRRRELGFVFQSFNLLNTLTVKENIVLPLTLDGVPVEEMNERVDRLAEKLGIASLLNKRTYEISGGQAQRTAIARALIHSPKLVLADEPTGNLDSKAARDVMEMLERRNQEDRATMLLVTHDAVAASYCSRVVFIKDGRLYNEIHYGDNRSTFYQRIINVLSLMGGSGHEFSPVRH; encoded by the coding sequence ATGGAAATATGTTCAGTGAAACAGATTAGCAAAATTTATAAAGGGATCGTGTCATACGAAGCCTTGTCAGGAATTGATCTCAGTATTCAGGAGGGGGAATTCGTTGGCATCATGGGTCCATCAGGCAGCGGCAAAACAACGTTGCTAAACATGATTTCAACCATTGACCACCCTACTTCAGGGGAACTGAAGATTGCAGGTAAGAACCCGTTTGAACTGAATCACGATGAACTGGCTCTGTTCAGACGCCGAGAGCTGGGGTTCGTATTTCAGTCGTTTAACCTGCTCAACACACTCACGGTAAAAGAAAATATTGTCCTGCCGCTTACGCTGGACGGAGTACCGGTTGAGGAGATGAATGAACGCGTTGATCGACTCGCAGAGAAGCTCGGCATCGCATCTCTTCTGAACAAACGCACGTATGAAATTTCCGGAGGTCAAGCCCAGCGGACAGCAATCGCACGAGCCCTGATCCATTCCCCCAAGCTGGTGCTGGCCGATGAGCCTACAGGAAATCTCGATTCGAAGGCAGCGCGTGATGTAATGGAGATGCTGGAACGTCGCAACCAGGAAGATCGAGCCACCATGCTGCTGGTCACGCATGACGCTGTTGCGGCAAGTTATTGCAGCCGGGTTGTATTTATTAAGGATGGACGACTGTACAACGAGATTCATTACGGAGATAACCGATCGACGTTCTATCAACGAATTATCAACGTATTATCCCTGATGGGAGGCTCTGGACATGAATTTTCGCCAGTTCGCCATTAA
- a CDS encoding FtsX-like permease family protein — MNFRQFAINNVVRNKRIYLAHFLSSTFSVMIFFTYALLLFHPDLKDGLKGSSGTVTMLANQGFLIAEIIIFIFSFLFLLYSVGSFLKTRKKEFGIFQIIGMTRKQMNRLLFMENLCIGLAAIVAGVGLGMIFAKLILLICGSMLAVEESLRFYFPLKAIALTVGAFLLLFVVIALSSSLLMRKGSLIDLVKSEEKPKLEPKASRLLALLSVILIGGGYAGVFAFVWITYSFPLLLGSVVLVIAGTYLLFTQLSVYAIRALKGNKRLFFRKTNLLFLSELTYRMKDNAVMFFMVSVISASAFTGIGTMLAIADPGLSSMSNPYAFTYQNSWDTPGAERHIRKIEETLIDNEVPYQKGSYIPLFDDEGNYIIKLSEYNHLAKALGYKERTLENVNDAFMTPGNLTSRKTLRAEAGQGSSQKNISMWEVQEKVRLTTPATDIVIPVEFKREVYVVSNELYDKMNKEFNIQIEADENYYPDKKTQFVVTDWMGTRKFAPDLIESIQNDSDGQGYFEISALVLDWLNSKQTNGIILILSGLIGIVFFTFAASFTYFRLYADLERDEEQYRMIGKMGLSRPELRNIVTRQLVLMFFLPIALAIIHSSVAFVALQQLVDFSVMGYTLRIFLVFASMQILFFLLVRWRYLRHMYAKLI; from the coding sequence ATGAATTTTCGCCAGTTCGCCATTAATAATGTTGTTCGGAACAAACGAATTTACCTGGCCCATTTTCTGAGCAGTACGTTTTCCGTCATGATCTTTTTTACGTATGCACTTCTTTTGTTTCACCCGGATCTGAAGGATGGACTGAAGGGTTCAAGTGGGACAGTGACCATGCTTGCGAATCAGGGGTTTTTGATTGCTGAGATCATTATTTTCATCTTTTCGTTTCTGTTTCTGCTCTATTCCGTAGGTTCATTTCTAAAGACGCGTAAAAAAGAATTCGGCATATTTCAAATCATTGGCATGACACGTAAACAGATGAACCGACTGTTATTTATGGAAAACTTGTGCATTGGACTCGCCGCCATTGTGGCAGGCGTTGGATTAGGAATGATCTTTGCCAAGCTGATCCTGTTGATCTGCGGTTCGATGCTGGCGGTGGAAGAAAGTCTCCGATTCTATTTTCCATTAAAAGCAATCGCACTTACTGTCGGAGCATTTCTGCTGCTGTTTGTTGTGATTGCGCTGAGCTCATCGCTGCTGATGCGAAAAGGGTCATTGATTGACCTTGTAAAATCAGAGGAAAAACCAAAACTCGAGCCAAAGGCTTCTCGTCTTTTAGCACTTCTCTCCGTCATACTCATTGGGGGTGGATATGCGGGTGTATTTGCCTTTGTATGGATCACATACTCTTTCCCTTTGCTGCTTGGTAGTGTTGTTTTGGTTATTGCAGGCACGTATCTGTTATTCACCCAACTTAGTGTGTATGCCATTCGGGCGCTCAAAGGCAATAAGCGTTTGTTTTTCCGCAAAACGAATTTGCTGTTTCTGTCCGAACTTACCTATCGAATGAAAGATAATGCGGTCATGTTTTTTATGGTGAGTGTGATCTCGGCTTCCGCCTTTACAGGCATTGGTACGATGCTGGCGATCGCTGATCCGGGATTGTCATCGATGTCAAATCCATATGCGTTTACCTACCAAAATTCATGGGATACACCTGGCGCAGAACGGCACATCAGGAAGATCGAAGAGACTTTAATTGATAATGAAGTTCCGTATCAGAAAGGAAGTTATATTCCGCTATTTGATGACGAGGGCAACTATATTATCAAACTCAGTGAATATAATCATCTTGCCAAGGCACTTGGTTACAAAGAGCGAACTTTGGAGAATGTCAACGATGCCTTTATGACTCCGGGCAATCTTACGAGTCGCAAGACATTACGAGCAGAAGCCGGGCAGGGTTCATCTCAGAAAAATATCAGTATGTGGGAAGTTCAGGAAAAGGTCAGATTAACAACACCTGCAACCGATATCGTCATCCCTGTTGAATTCAAAAGGGAAGTTTATGTGGTATCCAATGAGCTGTACGACAAGATGAATAAGGAATTTAATATTCAAATCGAGGCTGATGAAAATTATTATCCCGATAAAAAAACTCAATTTGTTGTGACAGATTGGATGGGAACGCGGAAGTTTGCTCCTGATCTGATTGAATCCATTCAAAATGACTCAGATGGTCAGGGATACTTCGAGATCAGCGCTCTCGTGCTGGATTGGCTTAATTCCAAACAAACTAATGGTATTATCCTAATTCTAAGTGGATTGATTGGCATTGTCTTTTTCACCTTTGCTGCAAGTTTTACCTACTTCCGGTTATATGCTGATCTGGAACGGGATGAAGAGCAGTACCGCATGATTGGTAAGATGGGACTGAGTCGCCCGGAGCTTCGCAACATCGTAACCAGACAACTGGTATTGATGTTTTTCCTGCCAATAGCCTTGGCCATTATCCACAGCTCTGTTGCATTTGTTGCATTACAGCAGTTGGTTGATTTCTCTGTTATGGGTTATACTTTGCGCATTTTCCTCGTATTTGCATCCATGCAGATTCTGTTCTTCCTTCTGGTACGCTGGCGCTATCTGCGTCATATGTATGCCAAATTGATCTAA
- a CDS encoding 4-hydroxyphenylacetate 3-hydroxylase family protein, with product MSRGQAYLQRLNDERNVWLDGERIRVTEHSAFRGTLQTIESLFNLVDDADTRETVAYWDEQTNGYVHQAFRVPCNAQEISSRAAAFRLWSDRTYGVMSRLSDYARSRLTGWYATRDAMAAYDPAYGGKIATYYDEAKRKDAFLTIVQRDPQINRALPVGEDEDAMLRIIRTNTEGVVLRGAKMVATAAPYADDIIAYPIQRIPGHRPELAHMVIVAAGSPGLHMVCRESFATLDSDTAHPLSSQYDEMDAVLFFDDVFVPWERVLLHNNPEAVWQIRCNVASSSLAYHQSIIRLHSKLEFITAITSSIAKEIGVDAFLNVQEQLGEMISQMHTIEGLIVASEAQAAPDVHGNWLPSFKYIETARNLGNHYYPRAVEILKTIAAGGLIQIPSGKLELEGSISPMMNKYLGGVTMQAPEKIRLFQLAWELTGSPLGARHDLYERFYAGDPVRNRASQYVQYDKDRLYARVEPWLRSK from the coding sequence ATGTCCCGTGGACAAGCTTATCTGCAACGGTTGAACGATGAACGGAATGTATGGCTGGATGGAGAACGTATTCGCGTAACAGAGCATTCTGCCTTCCGGGGAACCTTACAAACGATTGAAAGTCTGTTCAATCTGGTGGATGATGCGGACACGAGAGAAACAGTGGCTTATTGGGATGAGCAGACGAACGGATATGTACACCAGGCTTTTCGAGTACCCTGCAATGCTCAGGAGATCAGCAGCAGGGCGGCAGCCTTTCGATTGTGGTCTGATCGTACCTACGGGGTAATGAGCCGTCTCTCGGATTACGCGCGATCTCGCCTGACTGGATGGTACGCCACACGGGATGCGATGGCTGCATATGACCCGGCATATGGAGGTAAAATCGCTACCTATTATGATGAGGCAAAACGGAAGGATGCCTTCCTGACCATTGTCCAGCGTGACCCGCAGATTAATCGTGCTCTGCCTGTAGGGGAAGATGAAGATGCAATGCTTCGAATCATTCGTACCAATACAGAGGGCGTTGTCCTCCGTGGGGCGAAGATGGTGGCGACTGCTGCTCCATATGCGGACGATATCATTGCATATCCGATTCAGCGCATTCCTGGACATCGCCCGGAATTGGCGCATATGGTTATTGTGGCAGCAGGAAGTCCAGGATTACATATGGTATGTAGAGAATCTTTTGCAACATTAGATTCAGATACTGCTCATCCGCTCAGTAGTCAGTATGATGAGATGGATGCTGTATTATTTTTTGACGACGTATTTGTACCTTGGGAGCGTGTACTCCTGCACAACAATCCGGAAGCGGTATGGCAGATTCGCTGCAACGTGGCATCCTCCAGTCTGGCTTATCATCAGAGCATTATTCGGCTACATTCGAAGCTGGAATTCATTACAGCCATCACGTCTTCCATCGCCAAGGAGATTGGAGTGGATGCCTTCCTGAATGTACAGGAACAGCTTGGGGAGATGATCAGCCAGATGCATACGATTGAAGGACTCATCGTCGCATCTGAGGCACAAGCTGCCCCGGATGTTCATGGGAACTGGCTACCATCATTCAAATATATCGAAACAGCCCGTAATCTGGGGAACCATTATTACCCGCGCGCTGTTGAGATTTTGAAGACTATAGCCGCAGGTGGCCTTATTCAGATCCCTTCCGGGAAGCTGGAGCTGGAAGGAAGTATCAGCCCTATGATGAACAAGTATCTTGGAGGCGTAACGATGCAGGCACCAGAGAAGATTCGGTTATTCCAGCTCGCCTGGGAGCTGACAGGAAGTCCGCTGGGAGCCAGACATGATCTGTATGAACGTTTCTATGCCGGTGACCCGGTACGCAATCGGGCGAGTCAGTATGTGCAATATGATAAGGACCGATTATATGCCCGGGTTGAACCCTGGTTACGTAGCAAGTGA
- a CDS encoding response regulator transcription factor: MRYTLLIADDEPEIVELLQLYLEKDYNIVTAVNGVEALECIRSTQIDLVILDIMMPVMDGLQLIKQIRSTHHMPVLFLSAKSQDHDKILGLGLGADDYISKPFNPLEIVARVEALLRRVNQFDAPDVPAAKELNLELGELRLDRSQCILFRSGKPVTLTSTEYKIVELLLEQPGRVFTRKKIYEAVWGDYYAHEDSTIMVHISNIREKIERDSRQPEYLKTIRGLGYKIEAPMES, encoded by the coding sequence ATGAGATACACACTATTAATTGCAGATGACGAACCCGAAATTGTGGAACTGCTTCAGCTGTACCTTGAGAAGGACTACAACATTGTGACAGCCGTTAATGGAGTAGAGGCGCTAGAGTGTATCCGTTCAACTCAGATTGATCTGGTCATACTGGATATTATGATGCCTGTAATGGATGGACTCCAGCTGATCAAACAAATCAGGTCCACACATCATATGCCTGTTCTGTTCCTGTCGGCCAAAAGCCAGGACCATGACAAAATCCTTGGACTCGGATTGGGTGCTGACGACTACATCTCCAAACCTTTCAATCCTTTGGAGATTGTCGCCAGAGTGGAAGCTTTGCTCAGAAGAGTCAATCAATTTGATGCACCTGACGTGCCTGCTGCTAAGGAGTTAAATCTTGAGCTGGGTGAGCTTAGGCTTGATCGATCCCAATGTATCCTTTTTCGCTCGGGTAAACCTGTGACATTGACCTCTACAGAGTACAAAATCGTGGAGCTTCTGCTTGAGCAGCCAGGTCGTGTCTTCACCCGTAAAAAAATATACGAAGCCGTTTGGGGAGATTATTACGCTCACGAGGACAGCACGATAATGGTACATATCAGTAACATTCGGGAAAAGATCGAGCGCGACTCCAGGCAACCGGAATATTTAAAAACGATAAGGGGACTGGGATACAAAATTGAAGCGCCCATGGAAAGCTAG
- a CDS encoding sensor histidine kinase: MKRPWKAREKRLLQTSLTLDFLLFNFFLFLLVAIVYIIINLDVVDFRISDQVVDPDLNVEAHVYVTELENEWLSGSSDETNNTEIQRLKDSGGWIEVLDADRRVIRYIGDKQDTFTQYSEAELYAGLENRNEQLYYYSISPLSTEGAAKYVLLKIPRDLVSVRINDNQLITNLKHPLSFYIMIGIGLVLLLIFVYSYWVARRIKKPLSILSLGLTQMIQGNYSTRMSISAEREFVQIGETFNYMADVIENTSAEKRYAEESKQRLIVDLSHDLKTPITSIQGYAQALVEGRGEDKDRQQRYLGYIYNKSVQVARMIQNMLELLKVDSPDFRMHIQQREIGEFVREIMADTYGEIEQNHFGLHVLVPDEEIYARYDPELLSRVIQNMITNALSYNPRGTELRVELIPLDNHVVIEVADTGVGIPQELWATIFDPFVRGDEARTGTGGTGLGLAIARRNTEKMGGRLTLSQRGRETTVFTIQIPK; encoded by the coding sequence TTGAAGCGCCCATGGAAAGCTAGAGAAAAGAGACTATTGCAAACGTCCCTGACACTGGACTTTTTGCTGTTCAACTTCTTTTTGTTTTTACTGGTAGCCATCGTGTACATTATCATTAATCTGGATGTGGTTGATTTCCGCATTTCGGATCAGGTGGTGGATCCTGATCTGAATGTGGAGGCACATGTGTACGTGACAGAACTGGAGAACGAATGGTTGTCCGGTAGTTCCGATGAGACCAATAATACCGAAATTCAGCGTCTCAAGGACAGTGGGGGATGGATTGAAGTGCTGGATGCGGATCGCAGGGTCATTCGTTATATCGGGGACAAGCAGGATACGTTCACTCAGTACAGTGAAGCTGAGCTATATGCAGGACTCGAAAACCGAAATGAACAGCTTTACTATTACTCCATTAGTCCGCTTTCAACAGAGGGAGCTGCAAAGTACGTTTTGCTGAAGATTCCGCGTGACTTGGTCAGTGTACGAATTAATGATAATCAACTGATTACCAATTTGAAGCATCCGTTATCGTTCTACATTATGATCGGGATCGGATTGGTCTTGCTGCTGATATTTGTATACAGCTACTGGGTCGCCCGTCGAATCAAAAAACCGCTGAGTATTCTCTCTCTAGGTCTTACCCAGATGATCCAGGGGAATTATAGTACGCGCATGTCCATCTCGGCAGAGAGGGAATTTGTCCAGATTGGAGAAACCTTCAATTATATGGCGGACGTCATTGAGAATACATCTGCGGAGAAACGTTATGCCGAAGAGAGCAAACAGCGCTTAATTGTGGATCTGTCACATGATCTCAAGACCCCGATCACGAGTATTCAAGGATACGCCCAGGCTTTGGTGGAAGGGCGGGGGGAAGATAAGGACAGGCAGCAGCGATATCTGGGATATATATACAACAAGTCCGTTCAGGTCGCGCGCATGATTCAGAACATGCTGGAATTGCTCAAAGTAGATTCACCTGACTTCCGTATGCACATTCAGCAGCGGGAAATCGGAGAATTTGTACGTGAGATTATGGCCGACACATATGGTGAGATTGAGCAGAACCATTTTGGCCTGCATGTGCTCGTTCCTGATGAAGAGATCTATGCAAGGTATGATCCGGAACTGTTGTCCAGAGTGATTCAGAACATGATTACAAACGCCTTGTCCTACAACCCGCGGGGGACGGAGCTGCGTGTGGAGTTAATCCCACTGGACAACCATGTGGTTATCGAGGTTGCTGATACCGGTGTGGGTATCCCTCAAGAGTTGTGGGCAACCATCTTTGATCCATTTGTGCGAGGGGATGAGGCTCGTACGGGAACCGGGGGTACCGGGCTTGGACTAGCAATTGCGCGGCGGAACACCGAGAAAATGGGTGGACGATTAACACTTTCCCAGCGTGGACGAGAGACGACGGTGTTCACTATACAGATTCCGAAATAA
- a CDS encoding AI-2E family transporter yields the protein MFKVNSFVRFSIALALILINIYLLSRVSFIFQPLVTMITVITVPMMLSVFFYYLLRPLVNYMEKKKLNRTLSILLIYLVFGILFALFIIGLWPSLREQLINLVENAPNLINSLSLQLKELEQNGAITALFPEGSTPFSQITDYINKGFTFVTNYVSGFFSLISSFAIVLFTFPIILFYMLKQGEKFGRKLVHIAPKRFQKDSRDVVLEIDQALSGFIVGRVLVNLALGVLMYIGFLIIGLPYALLLTVIAVIMNFVPFIGAILSSVPIVIMGLVVSPSVAIWSLIIILVAQQIQDNLVAPYVFGKKLDIHPLTTIILVLGAGDLGGIIAILIIIPVYMIVKIILVRIYQLFFKDKWQNA from the coding sequence TTGTTCAAAGTAAATTCGTTTGTACGTTTCAGTATTGCACTGGCACTGATACTGATCAATATCTATCTGTTATCACGTGTCAGCTTTATTTTCCAACCGCTTGTTACCATGATTACGGTGATTACCGTGCCGATGATGTTGTCCGTATTCTTTTATTATCTGCTGCGGCCGCTCGTCAATTACATGGAAAAAAAGAAGCTGAATCGCACACTTAGCATTTTGTTGATCTATCTGGTGTTTGGTATACTGTTCGCCCTGTTTATTATAGGGTTATGGCCTTCACTACGCGAGCAGTTGATCAACCTGGTAGAAAACGCACCAAATTTAATCAATTCACTGAGTTTGCAGCTTAAAGAGCTCGAGCAGAACGGTGCCATTACGGCTTTGTTCCCGGAAGGGTCGACCCCGTTTTCGCAGATTACGGATTACATTAACAAAGGCTTCACCTTTGTAACGAACTATGTGAGTGGATTCTTCTCACTCATCTCAAGCTTTGCGATTGTTCTGTTCACCTTCCCGATCATTTTGTTCTACATGTTGAAGCAGGGAGAGAAATTCGGTCGTAAGCTGGTGCACATTGCACCTAAACGTTTCCAAAAAGACAGTCGTGATGTGGTACTTGAGATCGATCAGGCGTTAAGCGGCTTTATCGTGGGACGAGTTCTCGTGAATCTGGCTTTGGGCGTGCTGATGTATATCGGTTTCCTGATCATCGGTCTCCCGTATGCACTGCTGTTAACCGTGATTGCGGTCATTATGAACTTTGTTCCGTTTATCGGGGCGATCCTGTCTTCCGTTCCTATTGTTATTATGGGACTGGTGGTATCCCCTTCGGTTGCGATCTGGTCACTCATTATTATTCTGGTAGCGCAGCAAATTCAGGATAATCTGGTTGCACCGTATGTATTCGGCAAAAAACTAGATATTCACCCGCTTACCACCATTATATTGGTGCTGGGTGCAGGGGATCTGGGCGGCATTATTGCCATTCTGATTATCATCCCTGTCTACATGATCGTTAAGATTATTTTGGTTCGAATCTATCAGCTATTCTTCAAGGACAAATGGCAGAATGCTTAA
- a CDS encoding Asp23/Gls24 family envelope stress response protein, with the protein MSEIIPQPYTEPEYIEPQSVQMGAIHISNDVVSKIVGMAAQTTEGISSMSVGLTEGIAKSISGKSLQKGIDVAIKDDQASIQLRINVQFGKKMHEVCQELQHNVQQAVEQLTGIMVNEIKVQVVGVTMQEQV; encoded by the coding sequence ATGTCTGAAATCATCCCACAACCATACACTGAACCTGAGTATATTGAGCCACAATCTGTTCAAATGGGCGCCATTCATATTTCCAACGATGTAGTATCCAAAATTGTTGGCATGGCCGCTCAAACTACAGAGGGAATATCCTCCATGTCTGTTGGTCTTACCGAAGGAATCGCCAAGAGTATCAGCGGAAAGAGCTTGCAGAAAGGGATTGACGTTGCGATCAAAGATGACCAGGCATCTATCCAACTGCGAATCAATGTTCAGTTTGGCAAAAAGATGCATGAAGTCTGTCAGGAACTTCAACATAATGTGCAGCAAGCTGTCGAGCAATTAACAGGCATTATGGTGAATGAAATTAAAGTACAAGTGGTAGGCGTGACCATGCAGGAGCAAGTTTAA
- a CDS encoding AraC family transcriptional regulator, whose translation MITYMCKNNHFQELQLLHYGTEACAPGHHFGPAMRDYYKIHYILDGKGTFEVGGKKVTLRKGQGFLIVPHSVVHYEADQDDPWEYSWVAFQGSTCPSLLQQACLSEHHPIFEMGNDDDEMRSCLHRMISSRNTHKGWEISMTGLLFQFFSILIDRAGEDRPIPLQDYTKETYVTQVMDFIEINYANTITVQSIASHVGLQRSYLCSLFKDKMGTSIQSYLVNYRMRRAAELTLDPALTIGDISRSVGYADQLLFSKMFKKVMGEAPTYYRKHKTAPSHLCS comes from the coding sequence TTGATTACGTATATGTGCAAAAACAATCACTTTCAGGAGCTGCAGCTCCTTCATTACGGCACAGAAGCTTGCGCACCCGGTCACCACTTCGGCCCGGCAATGCGGGATTATTACAAAATCCATTACATATTGGACGGCAAAGGTACCTTCGAAGTTGGAGGCAAAAAGGTTACGCTGCGCAAAGGTCAGGGGTTCCTCATCGTGCCTCATTCTGTCGTTCATTATGAAGCAGATCAGGATGATCCGTGGGAGTATAGCTGGGTTGCTTTCCAAGGAAGCACCTGCCCTTCGTTATTACAGCAGGCCTGCCTGTCTGAGCACCATCCGATCTTTGAGATGGGTAATGACGATGACGAGATGCGCTCCTGTCTGCACCGCATGATTAGCTCTCGCAACACCCATAAGGGATGGGAGATCAGCATGACGGGATTGCTCTTTCAGTTTTTTTCCATTTTGATTGATCGAGCCGGTGAGGACAGACCTATTCCGCTCCAGGACTATACGAAAGAAACTTATGTCACTCAGGTGATGGATTTCATTGAGATTAATTATGCTAATACCATAACCGTACAGTCCATTGCGTCTCATGTTGGCTTACAGCGCAGTTACTTGTGTTCTCTCTTCAAAGACAAGATGGGCACCAGCATTCAGTCTTATCTGGTCAATTACCGCATGCGCAGGGCGGCTGAGCTGACGCTGGATCCGGCTTTGACCATTGGGGATATCTCCCGTTCCGTTGGATATGCCGACCAGCTGCTTTTCTCGAAAATGTTCAAAAAAGTTATGGGCGAAGCCCCTACGTATTATCGCAAACACAAAACAGCACCTTCCCATTTATGCAGCTAA
- a CDS encoding aldo/keto reductase gives MPYTASEQRYSEMKYARSGKTGIKLPQIALGLWQNFGGNRTLDIQEEMILRAFDLGINHFDLANNYGPPPGSAEENFGVILKKHLRPYRDELLISTKAGYHMWNGPYGEWGSRKNLIASLDQSLSRMGLDYVDIFYHHRPDPETPLEETMTALDHIVRQGKALYVGLSNYDAEQTKEAVTILRRLGTPCLVHQPNYSMLNRWIEDGLQDVLDEHGVGSIAFCPLGRGQLTNKYVDKIKEERANPTGNLRKEAYTDERIAKFEALQAVAERRGQTISQLALNWILRGNRVTSALIGASRVSQIEENVAALQAPDLTTEELNEIESILDGIGNYAW, from the coding sequence ATGCCTTATACTGCGAGTGAACAACGATACAGTGAAATGAAATATGCCCGCTCTGGCAAAACCGGAATTAAACTGCCGCAAATAGCACTAGGCTTATGGCAGAACTTCGGTGGAAACCGCACCCTGGATATTCAGGAAGAGATGATCCTGCGCGCATTCGATCTGGGGATTAACCATTTCGACTTGGCCAACAACTATGGACCACCTCCAGGATCAGCCGAAGAGAATTTTGGTGTCATTCTCAAAAAACATCTGCGTCCTTACCGCGACGAACTGCTCATCTCAACCAAGGCAGGTTATCATATGTGGAACGGTCCATACGGCGAATGGGGTTCTCGCAAAAACCTGATTGCTAGTCTGGATCAAAGTCTGAGCCGGATGGGACTGGATTACGTAGATATTTTCTATCATCACCGTCCAGATCCGGAGACACCGCTCGAAGAAACGATGACTGCACTGGATCATATCGTTAGACAGGGTAAAGCCCTGTATGTAGGCTTGTCCAACTATGATGCCGAACAGACGAAAGAAGCAGTTACTATTTTGCGTCGTCTCGGAACACCTTGTCTGGTTCACCAGCCAAACTATTCGATGCTGAATCGCTGGATTGAGGATGGATTGCAGGATGTGCTGGATGAGCACGGCGTAGGATCGATCGCATTCTGTCCGCTTGGCCGGGGACAGTTGACGAATAAATATGTGGACAAGATCAAGGAAGAGCGCGCTAATCCAACAGGCAATCTGAGAAAAGAAGCCTATACAGACGAACGGATCGCCAAGTTCGAAGCACTTCAGGCGGTTGCTGAACGTAGAGGTCAAACGATCTCCCAGTTGGCGCTGAATTGGATTTTGCGTGGTAACCGAGTTACTTCCGCTCTGATCGGCGCAAGCCGTGTGTCCCAGATTGAAGAAAACGTAGCGGCCCTTCAGGCACCAGATCTGACGACAGAAGAGCTGAATGAAATCGAAAGCATCTTGGATGGCATCGGAAACTACGCTTGGTAA